GAGACCCAGCACATAGATTTCTCCATCCTTCATTTGTTAATCAACAAATAATTTCCTAgcacagaggtcagcaaacttctttttaaaaggtcgaatagtaaatattttaggctttcagGTCTCCGTCTCagattcttctgtttctttttctctctttttatcaaccctttaaaaaatgtaaaaaacattcttagcttaAGGTGGACCAGACAAACACATATCACAGGCCCAAATAGTTTTCAGACTCCTGATCTAACGGTTAACTATGTGTTATGTAGAAAGAAGTCGAAAGGTACCTTCAAGGAAAACCAGAGCTGGTCAGTAGTTAAAGCAGTAAACACAGATTTTATTCAGAAACTATTGCAATGGGAGAAAAGAGACTTAAGTATTGAATTGGGCTCAATTCTAAATATAGCAGGGACCAGTGGAAATGTATAGCTAAGGAGCAGGGTcaggggtcagtggatggaaaattactaaaaaGAAACATCAGGGGTAAAGGGGGATTCTGGGTAAATTGATTTGACAGGATTCTGGCTGAAGGCAGGCCACGGTGATTAGATGCCAAGGGTGAGGGTCTTCTTTAAACTCAGCAAGATTCTTGCTACAACTTGTTGAACAATGCAGGCCCAACAAGAATGGACACCAAGGTCCAGCACTTAGAAGAGCTTGACTAGAGTTAGGTCAAAGAGAGTATCTTGTtagtaacaaaaattaataaaacacttcCTATGCTCAAGGAATGACAGTCATAAATTAGTGAGTCTCTTGATTCTAGATCAtcgatgattttttttctgtgtaatccTTCTAAAtagctttttggaaaaaaaagggaaaacagtgCCACATGAAAGCAACATACCTTGATGGAAAGACACACTTCAacttcagaaatgttaaaagattGTAGATGTGTCTTAGAATCAAAGAAGTAAATACCATTTTGGGGGCCCTTAACACATCAGTCATTTCATCTAGTCAGTCAACCTTAACACATTAGTCAGTCACaacccaaaacaactaaaagAGCCCTAAATAGTAAGATCTTTATTATTTAACAAAACAAGAAGTCAGGACGAAGGAGGGCTCTAGAGGGCTTAAGAGGCTctgttgattttacttttttcatcttACTGCTCTTCCACCCTTGATGTACTCTACCTGTCCTCAGCCTAGCTTTCCACATGGTTTGGCAGAGGCCACGTAGTTGGTTTTCAGGCATCAAAACCTCAGGATGAAGGGGCCTTCTCTTCCTTAGATCTCTTTTTTGAGATGGACTTAGTTTTCCAGAAACCCCTCCAGCCGACTTCCCCTCACATCTCATTGGCTAGAATTGTGTCATAGGTCCATTTCTGAACCAATCATTGGCAGGAGTGGGAACCAATCATGATTCCCTCCAACTTCTATTAGGAAGGAGGAGCGGCTGTTGAGTATTATCTGctacactgtgctaagcattttattaCTCTCCAGTCTGCGATTTTCCTACATATCTTACTGATGGAGCATGAGAAGAAAAGATCTGAGTCCTTAAGTTgcaattttggaagaaaaatctCTGAAAGCGGTGTGATGCGTATTTTGCTGATGGAGGTTCACCTCCCGAGACCTATCCATTTGTTGTCTGGATGTATTTTATCATATGCTTTCGTAGCACTACAGAGCCCAAGTAAAAGTAGTTTCCTCTTCCTCCGTGCATGTTCTTCCCATCTGTTCACCTCACAACAGAACAAAGGCTTTTTTCCACAGTGCCTGGAGTTGACGTATTAAATAGCAGAGCTATATGTGGAGGACCACTTGGTAACCTTACCGCCTGTGTCTGGCTCTCTTCAGAACAGCATGATCCTCTCTGCTGCCATCTTCATCACTCTCTTAGGCCTGCTTGGTTACCTCCATTTTGTGAAGATTGATCACGAGACCCTGTTAATCATTGATTCCCTTGGCATCCAGATGACCTCATCCTACGCCTCAGGCAAAGAAAGCACCACCTTCATTGAGATGGGCCAGGTGAACGATGTTGTCATTAATGAGGCTATTTACATGGTAAGTACTTAAGTCATTACAGGCCTCTCTGGATGAGGCAGCGCATGGGGTATGCCTGGATCTAAGCTGAGTCTTAATGCGTAAAGTAACTGATGTCACAGAATTAAACTTGAGGGCTCTCTGTTCCAGTACCTGTAGTGTTTTCTTTTTGGCTGACATGTCCTTAAGCCATAAAAGTGAAACTtgtattgaaaacatatgtcctttatttttaaagagatactATAGGTTTTTACGGATAGGGAGTCagcatttcatctttattttctagcCCTGCTTCAAAGTCATCTCTGcttgttgttgttttgtcttttttaatctAAAGAATGAGAATATACTTCTCCCTCACTtcaaatgcattctttttcaaGTGTATGAAAAAGTTTTAAGCCttcccttgagaaagaaaactgaattttacTGAGATCTCTGCTATTTGGTTTACTTTCTTACAGCAGAAGGTGATTTACTACCTCTGCATTTTATTGAAGGATCCAATGGAACCACATGGGATATCCCAAGTAGTACCTCTCTTCCAGGTGAGCATAGAATACTTGTTTCTTCTGCAAAGAAATCCTCtacctttcccctcctctctgcaTATCCACGGCTTCTTATGTTCAGTAGGAATGTGAACTTCTGTTGTCAAGAGTATTTGAGGATACCTGAGGGGTATTTTTACTGAGAATTAGGATTTTAGTTATTTCAGAAATTCCTTTCTGAGGCAAATAAGGCTTTCAGAAATATTATGaatttatacaaattttagagATAAAAACATATATAGCAACTTCTGCCTGTAGGTCATCATTCATCTGCTTTGACTCCGTCAGTCTGCCAATACGCGATTTTACATAGATATTACTGATCTATACAGACTTTTATACACTAttttgtgtcttgtttttttatatatatacatttatttatctatctatctatttatttatttatggctgagttgggtctttgttgctgtgcgcgggctttctctagttgcggtgagcgggggctactcttcattgtggtgcgtcggcttctcattgtcgtggcttctcttgttgcggagcacgggctctaggcgcgcaggcttcagtagttgtggcacgtgggctcagtagttgtggcttgcaggctctagagctcaggctcagtagctgtggcacatgggcttagttgctccgcggcatgtgggatcttcccgggccagggctcaaacccgtg
Above is a genomic segment from Pseudorca crassidens isolate mPseCra1 chromosome 1, mPseCra1.hap1, whole genome shotgun sequence containing:
- the PIGH gene encoding phosphatidylinositol N-acetylglucosaminyltransferase subunit H isoform X7 → MEDEQSFSDICGGRLALQRRFYSPSCLEFCLSCPRITLRSLTAVTCSVWLAAYGLFTLCENSMILSAAIFITLLGLLGYLHFVKIDHETLLIIDSLGIQMTSSYASGKESTTFIEMGQVNDVVINEAIYMKVIYYLCILLKDPMEPHGISQVVPLFQSAKPRLDCLIEVYRSCQDILAHQKATSTSP
- the PIGH gene encoding phosphatidylinositol N-acetylglucosaminyltransferase subunit H isoform X8, with the protein product MILSAAIFITLLGLLGYLHFVKIDHETLLIIDSLGIQMTSSYASGKESTTFIEMGQVNDVVINEAIYMQKVIYYLCILLKDPMEPHGISQVVPLFQSAKPRLDCLIEVYRSCQDILAHQKATSTSPEGGDKIISASNRRSHSGMGAYWHRQEDKSEQDHDPASRIGHCDYVQSFVHTR
- the PIGH gene encoding phosphatidylinositol N-acetylglucosaminyltransferase subunit H isoform X6 gives rise to the protein MEDEQSFSDICGGRLALQRRFYSPSCLEFCLSCPRITLRSLTAVTCSVWLAAYGLFTLCENSMILSAAIFITLLGLLGYLHFVKIDHETLLIIDSLGIQMTSSYASGKESTTFIEMGQVNDVVINEAIYMQKVIYYLCILLKDPMEPHGISQVVPLFQSAKPRLDCLIEVYRSCQDILAHQKATSTSP